In the Pseudanabaena sp. PCC 7367 genome, one interval contains:
- a CDS encoding lysophospholipid acyltransferase family protein, with the protein MSQAREPFASLLLYHLFKWSVVSPMLHAYFRGRIYGVENVPQTGALVVVSNHASHFDPPIVSNCVGRPVSFMAKEELFKVPVLSSAIRLYGAYPVKRGASDRSAIKSALASLADGWATGVFLQGTRTKDGRINDPKLGAALIAAKANAPILPVSLWGSEKVLTSGSSFPRPYPITVRIGEVLPAPASSSRADLEATTAKCAAVINAMHDLGR; encoded by the coding sequence ATGTCCCAAGCGCGTGAACCCTTTGCCAGCCTTTTGCTCTACCACCTGTTTAAATGGTCGGTGGTTAGCCCCATGCTCCATGCTTATTTTCGGGGGCGTATCTATGGTGTGGAAAATGTGCCACAAACGGGGGCTCTGGTGGTAGTTAGTAATCATGCCAGCCATTTCGACCCGCCGATCGTCTCCAATTGTGTTGGCCGCCCGGTGTCGTTTATGGCGAAGGAAGAATTGTTTAAGGTGCCAGTTTTGAGCAGTGCGATCCGGCTCTATGGTGCATATCCAGTCAAACGTGGCGCTAGCGATCGCAGTGCAATTAAATCTGCCTTGGCTTCCCTGGCAGATGGTTGGGCGACGGGAGTGTTTTTGCAGGGCACCCGCACCAAGGATGGCCGGATCAATGATCCCAAGTTGGGGGCAGCGCTGATCGCGGCGAAGGCCAATGCACCAATTTTGCCAGTGAGTTTGTGGGGCAGTGAAAAAGTTTTAACTAGTGGCAGCAGTTTCCCCCGTCCCTATCCGATTACGGTCAGGATTGGTGAGGTATTGCCAGCACCAGCATCAAGCAGTCGGGCTGATCTGGAAGCCACTACGGCAAAATGTGCGGCGGTGATTAATGCCATGCATGACCTGGGAAGATGA
- the aguB gene encoding N-carbamoylputrescine amidase produces MPQSQPVKVAVLQAKLNGDRHDNIAKIIDLAIEASGNGANIILIPELFEGKYFCNLERDEFFAWAKPAAEHPTVKHFQAIADKLNAVIPVPFFEQAGQAYYNSVATIDATGEILGIYRKSHIPDGPGYEEKFYFRPGNSGFKVWPTVFGKVGVGICWDQWFPECARAMVMQGADILLYPTAIGSEPDEPDLDTRGPWQRAMVGHAVSNIVPVAAANRIGREAENQFFYGHSFIANHRGDIVAQLGAHKEGVGYASFDFAQIRRDRASFGFFRDRRPELYSILVTADGET; encoded by the coding sequence ATGCCCCAATCGCAGCCTGTCAAAGTTGCCGTCTTGCAAGCCAAATTAAATGGCGATCGCCACGACAATATTGCCAAAATCATCGACTTAGCGATCGAAGCCAGTGGCAATGGCGCAAACATTATCTTAATCCCAGAACTATTTGAAGGTAAGTATTTTTGTAATCTAGAGCGGGATGAATTTTTTGCTTGGGCTAAGCCTGCCGCCGAACATCCTACAGTTAAGCATTTCCAGGCGATCGCCGATAAACTCAATGCCGTGATTCCAGTCCCTTTTTTTGAACAGGCAGGACAAGCCTACTACAACAGCGTCGCCACGATCGATGCCACTGGCGAAATTCTGGGCATTTACCGCAAAAGCCATATTCCAGACGGGCCTGGCTATGAGGAAAAATTTTATTTTCGACCGGGCAATAGCGGTTTCAAGGTGTGGCCAACCGTGTTTGGTAAGGTGGGTGTGGGTATTTGCTGGGATCAATGGTTTCCGGAATGCGCTAGGGCAATGGTGATGCAGGGGGCGGATATTTTGCTGTATCCTACGGCGATCGGCTCGGAGCCAGATGAGCCCGATCTAGACACCAGAGGCCCCTGGCAAAGGGCAATGGTGGGTCATGCGGTGAGTAATATTGTGCCGGTGGCAGCCGCAAACAGAATTGGTCGGGAAGCTGAAAATCAATTTTTTTATGGGCATTCTTTTATTGCCAACCATCGTGGCGACATTGTGGCGCAACTAGGAGCCCACAAGGAGGGGGTGGGATATGCCAGTTTTGACTTTGCCCAAATTAGGCGCGATCGTGCCTCGTTTGGGTTTTTCCGCGATCGCCGCCCTGAACTCTATTCAATTCTGGTGACGGCTGATGGAGAAACATAG
- a CDS encoding metallophosphoesterase family protein: MSRYVIGDVHGQYDGLMQLLEECDLNADDTLYFLGDLIDRGSKSSEVVEWVINNNHACIRGNHEQMCIEAFDAPETSMLWQGWLANGGAATLESYGDADLLTKHLQWMRQLPLYMDLDTYWLVHAGVDPNLTIEDQTSLEFCWIREPFHCSPNRYFSDKTIITGHTITFVFPGVHPGQIAQGPGWLGIDTGAYHPKSGWLSALNLDTQVVHQYNVYHRNGRSLPLDTLTVPIKLPTFRRKTSSRR; this comes from the coding sequence TTGAGCCGATACGTTATAGGGGATGTTCACGGTCAGTACGATGGGTTGATGCAACTGCTAGAGGAGTGCGACCTGAATGCTGACGATACGTTATACTTCCTTGGCGATCTAATCGATCGTGGCTCAAAAAGCTCAGAGGTAGTTGAATGGGTAATTAATAATAACCACGCCTGCATTAGGGGTAATCACGAGCAGATGTGCATTGAGGCATTTGATGCTCCAGAGACCTCGATGTTGTGGCAGGGATGGTTAGCCAATGGCGGTGCAGCGACATTAGAAAGTTACGGCGATGCGGATCTGCTGACCAAGCACCTGCAATGGATGCGCCAGTTGCCGCTATATATGGACTTGGACACCTATTGGTTAGTCCATGCCGGGGTTGATCCTAACCTGACGATCGAGGATCAAACTTCCTTAGAATTTTGTTGGATTCGTGAGCCTTTCCATTGCAGTCCCAACCGATATTTTAGTGATAAGACCATTATTACTGGTCATACAATTACCTTTGTGTTCCCTGGTGTACATCCGGGGCAGATTGCCCAGGGACCTGGCTGGCTTGGCATCGACACTGGTGCATATCATCCTAAGAGCGGTTGGCTCAGTGCCCTCAACCTCGATACCCAGGTGGTACATCAATATAATGTCTACCATCGCAATGGGCGATCGTTGCCCCTGGATACCCTAACGGTGCCAATCAAACTACCAACATTTAGGCGCAAAACTAGTAGTCGTCGCTAA
- a CDS encoding PAS domain-containing sensor histidine kinase, whose amino-acid sequence MALVWFGLGFGSCLVWVIALRVWARRLHSNNRLKNSRKGWRSIARLFSDRHSSSADFGDLNGLSEQPLSPLATLTLAWQLDQINNNEQVAPPVDRKTSHLQAQQNNWQQIINQVPLGYIQVDEENRLVFCNHPACGLLGIPNCLESATNRRFLLQLVRSYELDQLIQKTRDDRQNHNAEWVFHWVEPDPLNPHQRQDIPLQGYSFPLADGHIGIFIQDCTEKVTLIQQRDRWASDVAHELKTPLTSIRLVAETLQARIEPDLRIWIDRLLDEILRLSNLVQDLLDLGQTDIGMPLKLNIQTIDLVQLIKSAWSSLEPLAQKQRVRLEYQGIEQIELEADQSRIFRLFLNLLDNAIKYSPALQIILVVVELVETDQQVLIQVIDSGPGFPAESLPHVFDRFYRVDQSRARHMNEKGGSGLGLAIARQIVQTHHGKITVSNDPDTGGACIEVRLPLHHASNVLTQNSLN is encoded by the coding sequence GTGGCACTGGTATGGTTTGGATTGGGCTTTGGCTCATGTCTGGTATGGGTAATTGCCCTGCGGGTCTGGGCTAGAAGGCTTCATAGTAATAATAGATTAAAAAATAGTAGGAAGGGTTGGCGATCGATTGCCAGGTTGTTTAGCGATCGCCACAGTTCTAGTGCCGATTTTGGCGATCTAAATGGCCTGAGTGAACAACCCCTTTCCCCCTTGGCAACTCTTACCCTGGCCTGGCAACTGGATCAAATTAATAATAATGAGCAAGTAGCACCGCCTGTCGATCGCAAAACCAGCCATTTGCAGGCACAGCAAAATAACTGGCAGCAAATAATTAACCAAGTGCCGCTGGGCTATATCCAGGTTGATGAAGAGAACCGCCTGGTATTTTGCAATCATCCGGCCTGTGGTTTGTTGGGTATTCCTAATTGTCTGGAATCTGCCACCAATCGCCGTTTCCTGTTGCAACTGGTGCGCTCCTATGAGTTGGATCAACTAATTCAAAAAACCCGTGACGATCGCCAGAATCATAATGCCGAGTGGGTGTTTCATTGGGTTGAGCCAGATCCACTTAACCCCCATCAGCGGCAGGATATTCCGCTCCAGGGTTATAGTTTTCCCTTGGCCGACGGGCATATTGGCATTTTTATCCAAGATTGCACCGAAAAAGTTACCCTAATTCAACAGCGCGATCGCTGGGCTTCGGATGTGGCACATGAACTAAAAACGCCACTCACTTCAATCAGATTGGTAGCAGAAACACTCCAGGCCAGAATCGAGCCAGACTTGAGGATTTGGATCGATCGATTGCTCGATGAAATATTGCGTTTAAGTAATTTAGTGCAAGATTTGCTAGATCTGGGTCAGACTGACATTGGTATGCCGCTGAAATTAAATATTCAAACCATCGATCTGGTGCAACTGATCAAATCAGCCTGGAGTAGTCTGGAGCCACTGGCTCAAAAGCAACGAGTTCGATTGGAATATCAGGGCATAGAGCAAATAGAGCTTGAAGCGGATCAATCGCGGATTTTTCGCCTGTTCCTCAACCTGCTGGACAACGCGATTAAATATAGCCCGGCGCTGCAAATTATTTTGGTGGTGGTAGAGCTAGTGGAAACAGACCAACAGGTATTGATTCAAGTGATTGATTCGGGGCCTGGGTTTCCGGCCGAGTCTCTGCCCCATGTATTCGATCGCTTCTATCGAGTCGATCAATCGCGCGCACGTCACATGAATGAAAAAGGCGGGAGTGGTTTGGGCTTGGCGATCGCCCGTCAGATTGTCCAAACCCACCACGGTAAAATCACCGTTAGCAACGATCCAGACACTGGGGGGGCTTGTATTGAGGTGAGGCTACCGCTACATCATGCCAGTAATGTCCTGACTCAGAACAGTTTAAATTGA